From the genome of Bordetella sp. H567, one region includes:
- a CDS encoding alpha-hydroxy acid oxidase, translating into MPRTPPSSPTTAPHRPAILARMLSLEDFEPAARRRLPRPIYGYIAGAAEDNASRDDNRAVFDEYAFVTRVLRDVSHRSQSVELFGERYASPFGIAPMGIAALSTYRGDLVLARAARDAGITAIMSATSLIPMEELAPACPGTWFQAYLPGDQPRIDALVDRVREAGFKTLVVTVDIPISANRENNVRTGFSTPLRPSPRLAWDGMVRPRWLLGTLLRTLVRHGMPHFENSFATRGAPILSANVLRDFSARDNLSWEHMAAIRRRWAGPLVVKGVLSVDDARIARQLGADGVILSNHGGRQLDGAASPMRVLAQVVDALGTDYPVMIDGGFRRGSDVLKALALGARMAFVGRPFNYAAAVAGEAGVQHAIALLRAEVDRNMVMLGVKACAELGRDALIRKR; encoded by the coding sequence ATGCCCCGCACGCCACCCTCATCGCCCACCACGGCCCCGCATCGGCCCGCCATCCTCGCGCGCATGCTGTCCCTCGAGGACTTCGAGCCTGCCGCGCGCCGCCGCCTGCCGCGGCCTATCTACGGATACATCGCCGGGGCCGCGGAAGACAACGCGTCGCGTGACGACAACCGCGCCGTGTTCGACGAGTACGCCTTCGTCACGCGCGTCCTGCGCGACGTCTCCCACCGCAGCCAATCGGTGGAGCTCTTCGGCGAACGGTACGCGTCGCCGTTCGGCATCGCGCCCATGGGGATCGCGGCACTGTCCACTTACCGGGGCGACCTGGTGCTGGCGCGCGCCGCTCGCGACGCGGGCATAACCGCGATCATGAGCGCCACCTCGCTCATCCCCATGGAGGAACTCGCCCCGGCCTGCCCCGGCACCTGGTTCCAGGCTTACCTGCCGGGCGACCAGCCGCGTATCGACGCCCTGGTCGATCGGGTGAGGGAGGCCGGTTTCAAGACCCTGGTCGTGACGGTGGACATCCCGATCTCGGCCAACCGCGAGAACAACGTGCGGACGGGATTTTCCACGCCATTGCGTCCGAGCCCACGGCTGGCCTGGGACGGCATGGTGCGTCCGCGCTGGCTGCTCGGTACCTTGCTGCGCACGTTGGTGCGGCATGGCATGCCGCATTTCGAGAATTCCTTCGCGACACGCGGCGCGCCTATTCTTTCGGCCAACGTCCTGCGGGACTTTTCGGCCCGCGACAACCTGAGCTGGGAGCACATGGCCGCGATCCGGCGGCGCTGGGCGGGCCCGCTGGTCGTCAAGGGCGTACTGAGCGTGGACGATGCGCGGATCGCGCGGCAGCTGGGCGCGGATGGCGTGATCCTGTCCAACCATGGCGGACGGCAGCTGGACGGCGCGGCGTCGCCCATGCGCGTGTTGGCGCAGGTCGTGGACGCGCTGGGGACGGATTATCCCGTCATGATCGATGGCGGCTTTCGCCGCGGCTCGGATGTGCTGAAGGCCCTGGCGCTGGGCGCGCGCATGGCCTTCGTCGGCAGGCCCTTCAACTACGCCGCCGCGGTGGCTGGCGAGGCCGGTGTGCAGCATGCCATCGCGCTGCTGCGCGCCGAGGTCGACCGCAACATGGTGATGCTGGGGGTGAAAGCCTGCGCGGAGCTGGGGCGCGACGCGTTGATACGCAAGCGTTGA
- a CDS encoding LysR family transcriptional regulator codes for MALPSVKQLEAFWWAAHCANFATAAERIHLSISALSKRLSELESAIGQPLFDRSRQKAVLTDVGRRLLPAALQVLDAAAVFERSGADTPTLRGHCRFGVGDLSALTWLPAMVARVRAAHPELVLEPYVNVGGVLEQRLADGELDFAVIAGLSPRSELVSRSVGNARFEWAVAPALAGQARNAKVTDLLRRHPLVTLPSGAGTMRLLDDWLLTHKATVAQRIVCNSWVAVAGMIGAGVGVGFLPAGWANHLKLHRIGVRSPLAPLQYAFQWRRGDARGLIAGMQAIVPSTVDFTYAPCIGAAPPRKKRMLGATRQ; via the coding sequence ATGGCCCTGCCTTCCGTCAAGCAGCTCGAAGCGTTCTGGTGGGCCGCCCATTGCGCGAATTTCGCAACCGCCGCCGAACGCATCCACCTGTCCATATCGGCGCTCTCCAAGCGACTGTCCGAGCTTGAATCCGCCATCGGCCAGCCCTTGTTCGACCGCAGCAGGCAGAAGGCGGTGCTGACGGATGTCGGGCGCCGCCTGCTGCCGGCGGCCTTGCAGGTGCTGGATGCGGCCGCCGTGTTCGAACGCAGCGGGGCCGACACGCCGACCCTGCGCGGCCATTGCCGCTTCGGCGTGGGAGACTTGTCGGCGTTGACCTGGCTGCCCGCCATGGTGGCGCGGGTACGCGCGGCGCACCCCGAGCTGGTACTGGAGCCCTATGTCAATGTCGGCGGGGTACTGGAGCAACGGCTGGCCGATGGCGAGCTGGACTTCGCCGTCATTGCCGGCCTGTCGCCGCGCAGCGAGCTGGTATCGCGGTCGGTGGGCAATGCCCGCTTCGAATGGGCCGTTGCGCCGGCCCTGGCGGGGCAGGCGCGCAACGCCAAGGTGACGGACTTGCTGCGCCGGCATCCGCTCGTCACCTTGCCGTCCGGGGCGGGCACCATGCGGCTGCTCGACGATTGGCTGCTGACGCACAAGGCGACGGTCGCGCAGCGCATCGTATGCAACAGCTGGGTGGCGGTGGCCGGCATGATAGGCGCCGGCGTGGGCGTCGGTTTTCTGCCCGCCGGCTGGGCGAACCATTTGAAACTGCACAGGATCGGGGTGCGATCGCCCCTGGCGCCATTGCAGTATGCCTTTCAGTGGCGGCGCGGCGATGCGCGTGGGCTGATCGCCGGCATGCAGGCCATCGTGCCGTCGACCGTGGATTTCACCTACGCCCCGTGCATCGGCGCCGCGCCGCCGCGAAAGAAGCGCATGCTTGGCGCGACCCGGCAATGA
- a CDS encoding MFS transporter: protein MDYASTLHCDNTTARQRQWVLVVICAAVLVAQIDTAVVNLAVRRLQDYFHAEVSQLQWVVDSYNLVYASLLLTGGLLADMLGRRRIFMWGIGIFTAACAACALAPSVGGLIAARAVAGAGAALAIPASMSIVRVVWRDGGQRRQAMGVWAACNGIALAVGPTLGGILIHAFDWRSVFLVVVPLGLLAVFMARPLIPESADPHGRDADPGAQIMGALGLGSMAYAAICLGGSAWEAAGAAVVSMAAWVAFVATEQRRGARALVPLEIFRVRDFRAAIVATVGMTFGMYGLIFLLPLVWQRTGRLDTIGAGIALLPMALVFVLVSPWSGKLVGRFGRRRMAAGGVAIIGCGLLLVGATASQARIFFAEAGLALTGLGMGMATGPLMDTAVSAVEAARAGTASALVNTARMAGATVGVALLGAVFALGHGGIAGLRAAMLVGGAVQIACALIASRSIGTAPARESKA from the coding sequence ATGGACTACGCATCCACCTTGCATTGCGACAACACGACGGCACGCCAGCGGCAGTGGGTGCTGGTCGTCATTTGCGCGGCGGTCCTGGTCGCGCAGATCGATACCGCCGTGGTCAACCTTGCGGTACGTCGTCTCCAGGATTATTTCCATGCCGAAGTCAGCCAGCTGCAGTGGGTGGTCGACAGCTACAACCTGGTTTATGCGTCGCTGCTCCTGACAGGCGGCCTGCTGGCGGACATGCTGGGGCGGCGCCGCATTTTCATGTGGGGCATCGGCATCTTTACGGCGGCTTGCGCCGCCTGTGCGCTGGCGCCATCCGTCGGCGGTCTGATCGCGGCGCGCGCCGTGGCCGGTGCCGGCGCGGCGTTGGCCATTCCGGCTTCGATGTCCATAGTCAGGGTGGTGTGGCGCGACGGCGGTCAGCGGCGCCAGGCGATGGGTGTTTGGGCCGCGTGCAACGGGATTGCGTTGGCGGTGGGGCCGACGCTGGGCGGCATATTGATCCATGCCTTCGACTGGCGCAGTGTCTTCCTGGTGGTCGTGCCCTTGGGATTGCTGGCGGTATTCATGGCCCGGCCCCTGATCCCCGAGTCCGCGGATCCGCACGGGCGCGACGCCGACCCGGGCGCGCAGATAATGGGCGCGCTGGGATTGGGCAGCATGGCGTACGCCGCGATATGCCTGGGCGGTTCGGCCTGGGAGGCGGCAGGCGCGGCAGTGGTCAGCATGGCCGCATGGGTGGCGTTCGTGGCCACGGAACAGCGGCGCGGGGCGCGCGCGCTCGTACCGTTGGAGATTTTCCGTGTGCGCGACTTTCGGGCAGCGATCGTTGCCACCGTGGGCATGACGTTCGGCATGTACGGCCTGATTTTCCTGCTGCCGCTGGTGTGGCAGCGCACCGGCAGGCTGGATACGATCGGCGCAGGTATCGCGCTGCTCCCCATGGCGCTGGTGTTCGTGCTGGTATCCCCCTGGTCCGGCAAGCTGGTTGGCCGGTTCGGCAGGCGGCGGATGGCAGCGGGGGGTGTGGCCATCATCGGATGCGGATTGCTGCTGGTCGGCGCGACCGCCAGCCAGGCGCGCATCTTCTTCGCTGAAGCTGGTTTGGCCCTGACAGGGCTGGGCATGGGCATGGCGACGGGCCCGCTGATGGATACCGCCGTCAGCGCGGTGGAAGCCGCGCGCGCCGGAACCGCTTCGGCCCTGGTGAATACGGCGCGCATGGCCGGTGCGACAGTGGGTGTCGCCTTGCTGGGCGCGGTGTTCGCGCTGGGCCACGGCGGCATCGCCGGCTTGCGCGCCGCGATGCTGGTGGGGGGTGCCGTCCAGATCGCCTGCGCCCTGATCGCCTCGAGATCCATCGGGACGGCGCCTGCCAGGGAAAGCAAGGCTTAA
- a CDS encoding helix-turn-helix transcriptional regulator, with protein MVNLHRAEHRRALADFVRARRERTRPEDVGLPIGPRRRTPGLRREEVAQLAGVGVTWYTWFEQGRDIQVSADFLERLCRGFRLDPAERGHLFTLAQHRPPPHPPLRDAEVSPAVRAVLDAMPFPAYIRTPRWDVVAWNGAARALFGDYGALPPESRNVLMLVFTTPHYRRLMVDWEGDARRVMAKFRLDHGRANGDASFAALVAQLCDGSPEFNLWWPRQDVWGQSEGLKRIRHETLGEMTFEHTAFTVESAPDLRLVAYTPASDQDAALLRRLVGVPVH; from the coding sequence ATGGTCAATTTGCATCGCGCCGAACATCGGCGCGCATTGGCGGATTTCGTCCGGGCGCGGCGCGAGCGCACGCGGCCCGAGGACGTGGGTCTGCCCATCGGGCCGCGGCGGCGCACGCCGGGGCTGCGCCGCGAGGAAGTCGCGCAGTTGGCCGGCGTGGGCGTCACCTGGTACACATGGTTCGAGCAAGGCCGCGATATCCAGGTATCGGCGGATTTCCTGGAGCGCCTGTGCCGGGGCTTTCGCCTGGATCCGGCCGAGCGCGGCCATTTGTTCACGCTGGCGCAGCATCGGCCGCCGCCCCATCCGCCGCTGCGCGACGCAGAGGTCTCGCCCGCCGTGCGCGCCGTGCTGGATGCGATGCCGTTTCCGGCCTATATCCGCACGCCCCGCTGGGACGTGGTCGCGTGGAACGGCGCGGCGCGCGCGCTGTTCGGGGATTACGGCGCGCTGCCGCCGGAGTCCCGGAACGTGTTGATGCTGGTGTTCACCACCCCGCACTATCGCCGTTTGATGGTGGATTGGGAAGGCGACGCCCGCCGCGTCATGGCCAAGTTTCGCCTGGACCATGGCCGCGCCAACGGCGATGCGTCCTTTGCCGCGTTGGTGGCGCAGCTGTGCGACGGAAGCCCGGAATTCAACCTTTGGTGGCCGCGCCAGGATGTGTGGGGGCAGTCGGAAGGCCTGAAGCGGATCCGCCATGAAACGCTGGGCGAAATGACCTTCGAGCACACCGCCTTCACCGTGGAAAGCGCGCCGGATCTGCGCCTGGTCGCGTATACGCCGGCGTCGGATCAGGACGCGGCGTTGTTGCGGCGGCTGGTCGGTGTGCCTGTGCACTGA
- a CDS encoding NfeD family protein, with product MPEFRGPRFAQVPAKPPFALPLLCLLAAAIAVFALRATAYAQGVAPQPVPASSTHAQSPPAAAGARTPDLAPTILLLDVKGAIGPATTEYLAHGLDAAAARKAVAVIIRIDTPGGLVSSTREIIQAMLASPVPVITYVAPGGAQAASAGTYIVYASHLAAMAPGTNIGAATVVSMGAPSEPERDRSPAPKRKQSAPETRSAPGKTPAPGKADDPATETDPDRTADRDPPATDAQTASERKAINDAAAFIRSLADLHGRNSEWAEKAVREGVSITAQEALRTHVVEIIAPDMDSLLAQADGRTVKLNDRPVTLSVRGAAVVAMTPDWRTRFLGVITNPNISYLLMLLGVYGIVFELMTPGAILPGVLGAVALVTGLFALNLLPVNYAGVGLVLLGIALMAAEAFTPTLGLVGAVGAVVFALGSLFMFDSSQPAFALSLPVVVTATLAIALLLALLLTVSVRAHRRKGVSGDSALIGHAAVVLSWSGQQGRVRMGDEIWDARGTGPYTPDDSVTVIARDGLVLTVADVRDASKEKLS from the coding sequence TTGCCGGAATTCCGCGGTCCCCGGTTTGCGCAAGTACCCGCCAAACCGCCGTTCGCCCTGCCCCTGCTCTGCCTGTTGGCGGCAGCGATAGCGGTTTTTGCGCTGCGCGCCACGGCATACGCCCAAGGGGTCGCCCCGCAACCGGTGCCCGCGTCTTCCACGCACGCGCAATCCCCACCCGCCGCGGCCGGGGCCCGAACGCCGGACCTCGCGCCGACCATCCTGCTGCTGGATGTGAAAGGCGCCATCGGTCCCGCGACGACGGAATACCTGGCGCATGGCCTGGACGCCGCCGCGGCGCGCAAGGCCGTCGCGGTCATCATCCGTATCGATACGCCTGGCGGCCTGGTGTCCTCCACGCGGGAGATCATCCAGGCCATGCTGGCCTCGCCCGTCCCCGTCATCACCTATGTCGCGCCGGGTGGCGCGCAAGCCGCCAGCGCAGGCACCTATATCGTCTACGCCAGCCATCTGGCCGCGATGGCCCCCGGCACCAACATCGGCGCGGCCACGGTGGTCAGCATGGGAGCGCCCTCGGAACCGGAGCGGGACAGATCGCCCGCGCCGAAAAGAAAGCAGTCGGCGCCGGAGACCCGATCCGCGCCCGGCAAGACGCCCGCACCGGGCAAGGCCGATGACCCGGCCACGGAGACAGACCCGGACCGGACGGCAGACCGCGATCCGCCGGCCACGGATGCGCAGACGGCTTCGGAACGCAAGGCCATCAATGATGCCGCGGCCTTCATCCGCAGCCTGGCGGACCTGCACGGCCGCAACTCGGAGTGGGCCGAGAAGGCCGTACGCGAGGGCGTCAGCATTACGGCGCAGGAAGCCCTGCGGACACATGTCGTGGAGATCATCGCGCCTGATATGGACAGCCTGCTGGCCCAGGCGGACGGCCGTACCGTCAAGCTGAACGACAGGCCGGTCACGCTTTCGGTGCGCGGCGCGGCCGTGGTCGCCATGACACCCGACTGGCGGACTCGCTTCCTGGGCGTGATCACGAACCCGAATATCTCGTACCTGCTGATGCTGCTGGGCGTGTACGGCATCGTGTTCGAACTCATGACGCCCGGGGCCATCCTGCCTGGCGTGCTCGGCGCCGTGGCCTTGGTCACCGGCCTGTTCGCCCTGAACCTGCTGCCGGTGAACTATGCGGGCGTGGGCCTGGTGCTGCTGGGCATCGCCCTCATGGCCGCCGAGGCCTTTACCCCTACGCTGGGACTCGTGGGTGCCGTGGGCGCGGTCGTGTTCGCGCTCGGGTCGCTGTTCATGTTCGACAGCAGCCAGCCCGCCTTCGCCCTGTCCCTACCCGTCGTCGTGACCGCCACGCTGGCCATCGCACTGCTGCTCGCACTGCTGCTGACGGTCTCGGTGCGCGCGCATCGCCGCAAGGGCGTTAGCGGCGACAGCGCCCTGATCGGCCATGCCGCCGTCGTGCTGTCCTGGTCCGGCCAACAGGGGCGCGTACGCATGGGCGACGAAATCTGGGATGCTCGCGGCACCGGCCCCTACACCCCCGACGACAGCGTCACCGTCATCGCCCGCGACGGCCTGGTCCTGACCGTGGCGGACGTCCGCGACGCAAGCAAGGAGAAGCTATCGTGA
- a CDS encoding slipin family protein — MIFALVPYAVIAVLVVALVLTSVRILREYERGVVFTLGRYTGVKGPGLILLVPIIQQMVRVDLRTIVLDVPSQDIISHDNVSVKVNAVVYFRVVDPNKAIIQVEHYMQATSQLAQTTLRSVLGKHDLDEMLSERDKLNADLQQILDRQTDNWGIKIANVEIKHVDLNENMVRAIARQAEAERNRRARIINAEGEHQAAERLVEAARTLAALPEAMQLRFLSTLYDIANDRSSTVVFPVPIDLLRDLFTRRAADAPGAASPPFGKGEPGTSS, encoded by the coding sequence GTGATTTTCGCCCTGGTTCCCTATGCCGTTATCGCCGTCCTGGTGGTGGCGCTGGTGCTGACGTCGGTGCGCATCCTACGCGAATACGAACGCGGCGTGGTCTTCACGCTGGGCCGCTATACCGGCGTGAAAGGCCCTGGCCTGATCCTGCTGGTGCCTATCATCCAGCAGATGGTGCGGGTCGACCTGCGCACCATCGTGCTGGACGTGCCCAGCCAGGACATTATTTCGCACGACAACGTATCGGTGAAGGTCAATGCAGTGGTGTACTTTCGCGTCGTCGACCCCAACAAGGCCATCATCCAGGTCGAGCACTATATGCAGGCCACCAGCCAGCTCGCGCAGACGACGCTGCGTTCGGTCCTGGGCAAGCACGATCTGGATGAAATGCTGTCCGAACGCGACAAGCTGAATGCGGACCTGCAGCAGATCCTGGACCGGCAAACGGATAACTGGGGAATCAAGATCGCCAATGTGGAGATCAAGCACGTGGACCTGAACGAAAATATGGTCCGCGCCATCGCCCGCCAGGCCGAGGCCGAACGCAACCGGCGCGCACGGATCATCAACGCCGAGGGCGAACACCAGGCCGCGGAACGCCTGGTTGAAGCCGCCCGCACCCTGGCCGCGCTGCCTGAAGCGATGCAACTGCGGTTCTTGTCCACGCTGTACGACATCGCCAACGATCGTTCGTCCACCGTGGTGTTTCCTGTCCCCATCGATCTGCTGCGCGATTTGTTCACGCGTCGGGCAGCGGATGCGCCAGGCGCCGCTTCGCCGCCATTCGGGAAGGGGGAACCCGGGACGTCATCTTGA
- a CDS encoding MFS transporter has translation MAETCSRAIGGDVAPAPALTLKAWLALIVMLTGTFMTVMDVFIVNVAIPSIRQTLGASFAQVQWIVAGYGLAYAVALITGGRLGDIHGRRRMFLAGLAAFTLCSALCGLAPTPRMLIAARIVQGLSAAILFPQVLALIRLTFVEPGQRATAFAALGVALGLSCIAGQLLGGLLVSADLWGMGWRPVFLINVPLGVAACLAAPALIANTTPTHAGSRIDTAGVALITLGLGLLLYPLIEGREAGWPARSLVMMACAFPVLACFVSHQRGRSRAGLAPLVDMRLFSDRVFTRGVGVVLLFYSTLNASYLAFALLAQIGLGLTPLEAGLMLVCNAITFMATSILTGRLPAHKSGAALRVGAAIAATACALCAATAWLAAPLHAGVFVPLLALWGVGQGLLITPLMNTLLSQVAEHHTGAASGVLSTAQQVGGAFGVAIVGMVFFGMLDHARAAGLPDAKSYANAYAAASLYGALATAAVGLLLRRALRGSRQ, from the coding sequence ATGGCAGAAACCTGCTCCCGCGCCATCGGCGGCGACGTGGCACCCGCCCCCGCCCTGACGCTCAAGGCCTGGCTGGCGTTGATCGTCATGCTCACAGGCACCTTCATGACCGTCATGGACGTCTTCATCGTCAACGTGGCGATTCCCAGCATCCGGCAGACGCTAGGGGCCAGCTTCGCCCAGGTCCAGTGGATCGTCGCCGGCTATGGCCTGGCGTATGCGGTCGCGCTGATCACCGGTGGCCGTCTGGGCGATATCCATGGCAGACGCCGCATGTTTCTCGCCGGCCTGGCGGCATTCACGCTTTGCTCGGCACTGTGCGGATTGGCACCCACGCCGCGCATGCTGATCGCCGCGCGCATCGTGCAGGGCTTATCGGCAGCCATACTGTTTCCGCAGGTGCTGGCGCTGATCCGGCTGACCTTCGTGGAGCCCGGCCAGCGGGCCACCGCCTTCGCCGCCTTGGGCGTGGCGCTGGGACTCTCCTGCATCGCCGGCCAGTTACTGGGCGGCCTGCTGGTGTCGGCGGATCTGTGGGGCATGGGATGGCGGCCGGTTTTCCTGATCAACGTGCCGCTGGGCGTGGCCGCCTGCCTGGCCGCGCCCGCGCTGATCGCGAACACGACGCCCACGCATGCCGGGTCGCGCATCGACACGGCGGGTGTTGCGCTGATCACGCTGGGCCTGGGACTGCTGCTGTATCCCCTGATCGAAGGGCGCGAAGCCGGGTGGCCGGCGCGTTCGCTGGTCATGATGGCGTGCGCCTTTCCCGTGCTGGCCTGCTTCGTTTCGCATCAGCGCGGCCGGTCGCGCGCCGGCCTGGCGCCCCTGGTCGACATGCGGCTGTTCTCCGATCGCGTCTTTACGCGCGGCGTGGGCGTCGTGCTGTTGTTCTACTCGACGCTCAACGCCTCCTACCTGGCCTTCGCGCTGCTGGCGCAGATCGGCCTGGGCCTGACGCCCCTTGAAGCGGGACTGATGCTGGTGTGCAACGCGATCACCTTCATGGCGACCTCCATCCTGACCGGCCGCCTGCCAGCGCACAAAAGCGGTGCGGCGCTGCGGGTTGGGGCGGCGATCGCCGCGACCGCATGCGCACTGTGCGCCGCCACCGCATGGCTCGCCGCCCCGCTGCATGCGGGTGTGTTCGTGCCCCTGCTGGCGCTATGGGGCGTAGGCCAGGGCCTGCTGATCACGCCGCTGATGAACACCCTCCTGAGCCAGGTCGCCGAACATCACACGGGCGCGGCGTCCGGCGTACTCAGTACCGCGCAACAGGTCGGCGGTGCCTTCGGCGTGGCGATCGTGGGCATGGTGTTTTTCGGCATGCTGGACCACGCACGCGCCGCCGGCCTGCCGGACGCCAAGAGCTATGCCAACGCCTACGCGGCCGCCAGCCTGTACGGCGCGCTGGCAACCGCCGCCGTCGGACTGCTGTTGCGCCGCGCGCTGCGAGGATCGCGGCAATAG